Proteins encoded by one window of Pelmatolapia mariae isolate MD_Pm_ZW linkage group LG14, Pm_UMD_F_2, whole genome shotgun sequence:
- the zgc:114130 gene encoding mRNA decay activator protein ZFP36L1 has protein sequence MPSYPLDQFAELEEMMCKHLLNLNLREPNRTVPSLSLAMRTPGYISEPCRNTSFSLSSLSCLPTNASDSALLTSSQRGQQSESDLLSQLGNSMQWEKPGFFSQRSLSMVETSGATRASLVWPVTGAKSSQSDISSATLNTSSSSSTSSVSASSSSSSRYKTELCRSFTENGLCKYGGKCQFAHGPEELRDLNRHPKYKTELCRTFHTIGFCPYGIRCHFVHNSEEEKKLSFSRSSSSSLPQQLPSTSSSSRSHRPRLIRQSFSFSGFPSAPHQAFQSALTPHVSLATTSFTCPPTASSPSCADITDLLSHAFLEMDSAFEASPAQQHHPPVGPDPRSPFMPSPDSGYSPSGLSPTSSPSLQQSPSAAGVLSGPLGARSLSHTSLSDQDQDGISSAGSLSGSESSGGINEANGKRLLVFSQLSLPEDATGFCL, from the exons ATGCCATCTTATCCCCTGGACCAGTTTGCTGAGCTGGAAGAAATGATGTGCAAG catttaCTGAATCTCAATCTGAGGGAGCCGAACAGAACAGTGCCATCCCTAAGTCTGGCCATGAGAACACCAGGTTACATCAGCGAGCCATGTCGAAACACTTCATtttccctctcctccctgtctTGCCTGCCCACTAATGCTTCGGACAGTGCACTTCTGACCTCCAGCCAACGGGGACAGCAATCAGAGAGTGATCTACTTTCCCAGCTTGGTAATTCCATGCAGTGGGAGAAGCCAGGCTTCTTTTCCCAGCGCTCTCTCAGCATGGTAGAGACCAGTGGTGCAACAAGAGCAAGTCTAGTCTGGCCTGTGACAGGCGCAAAATCCTCCCAAAGTGACATCAGCTCCGCCACACTGAACACCAGTTCCTCCTCGTCCACCTCGTCTGTGTCTGCCTCCTCTTCGTCGTCGTCGCGCTATAAAACCGAACTGTGTCGGTCTTTCACCGAGAACGGCTTGTGCAAGTATGGGGGCAAGTGCCAGTTTGCCCATGGGCCAGAAGAGCTACGTGATCTAAACAGACATCCAAAATATAAAACTGAGCTGTGCCGTACGTTTCATACCATCGGCTTCTGCCCCTATGGGATCCGCTGTCACTTTGTTCACAACAGCGAGGAAGAAAAGAAGCTCTCGTTCTCTCGTTCTTCCTCCTCAAGCCTTCCTCAGCAGCTGCCCTCCACCTCGTCCTCCTCCCGCTCACATCGGCCACGTCTTATCCGGCAGAGTTTCAGCTTCTCTGGGTTTCCCTCAGCTCCCCACCAGGCCTTTCAGTCTGCCCTCACTCCTCATGTTTCTCTTGCCACCACCTCATTCACATGCCCACCAACGGCCTCTTCTCCTTCCTGCGCAGACATTACTGATCTTCTCTCCCATGCCTTTCTAGAAATGGACTCTGCCTTTGAGGCCTCCCCCGCTCAGCAGCACCATCCTCCCGTGGGTCCCGATCCCAGGTCTCCATTCATGCCCTCCCCTGACTCCGGCTATTCTCCGAGTGGGTTATCTCCAACGAGCTCCCCTTCCTTGCAGCAGAGTCCCAGTGCTGCGGGTGTCCTTTCAGGGCCACTTGGTGCCAGATCCCTGTCCCACACTTCTCTCTCAGACCAGGACCAGGATGGAATCAGCTCTGCTGGCTCACTCAGCGGCTCCGAATCATCTGGTGGCATTAACGAAGCTAACGGCAAACGTCTGTTAGTTTTCAGTCAGCTCTCTCTTCCTGAGGATGCCACTGGGTTCTGCCTTTAA